From a region of the Mycobacterium intracellulare ATCC 13950 genome:
- the nrdE gene encoding class 1b ribonucleoside-diphosphate reductase subunit alpha translates to MPGETDYHALNAMLNLYDADGKIQFDKDREAAHQYFLQHVNQNTVFFHNQDEKLDYLIKENYYEREVLDQYSRNFVKTLLDRAYAKKFRFPTFLGAFKYYTSYTLKTFDGKRYLERFEDRVVMVALTLASGDTILAEKLVDEIIDGRFQPATPTFLNSGKKQRGEPVSCFLLRIEDNMESIGRSINSALQLSKRGGGVALLLSNIREHGAPIKNIENQSSGVIPIMKLLEDSFSYANQLGARQGAGAVYLHAHHPDIYRFLDTKRENADEKIRIKTLSLGVVIPDITFELAKKNEDMYLFSPYDVERVYGLPFADISVTEKYYEMVDDARIRKTKIKAREFFQTLAELQFESGYPYIMFEDTVNRANPIDGKITHSNLCSEILQVSTPSVFNDDLSYAKVGKDISCNLGSLNIAKTMDSPDFAQTIEVAIRALTAVSDQTHITSVPSIEQGNNESHAIGLGQMNLHGYLARERIHYGSEEGVDFTNIYFYTVLYHALRASNRIAIERGSKFGGFERSKYASGEFFDKYTEQVWEPATPRVREIFAEAGIRIPTQDDWRRLKESVQEHGIYNQNLQAVPPTGSISYINHSTSSIHPVASKIEIRKEGKIGRVYYPAPYLTNDNLEYYQDAYEIGYEKIIDTYAAATQHVDQGLSLTLFFKDTATTRDVNKAQIYAWRKGIKTLYYIRLRQLALEGTEVEGCVSCML, encoded by the coding sequence TTGCCGGGGGAGACGGATTACCACGCGCTCAACGCGATGCTGAATCTGTACGACGCGGACGGCAAGATTCAGTTCGACAAGGACCGCGAGGCCGCGCATCAGTACTTCCTGCAGCACGTCAACCAGAACACGGTGTTCTTCCACAATCAGGACGAGAAGCTCGACTACCTGATCAAGGAGAACTATTACGAGCGCGAGGTTCTCGACCAGTACAGCCGCAACTTCGTCAAGACGCTGCTGGATCGGGCCTACGCCAAGAAGTTCCGGTTCCCGACGTTCCTGGGCGCGTTCAAGTACTACACCTCCTACACGCTGAAGACGTTCGACGGGAAGCGCTACCTGGAGCGCTTCGAGGACCGCGTCGTCATGGTGGCGCTGACGCTGGCCTCCGGTGACACCATCCTCGCCGAGAAGCTCGTCGACGAGATCATCGACGGACGGTTCCAGCCGGCCACCCCGACGTTTTTGAACTCGGGCAAAAAGCAGCGCGGCGAGCCGGTGAGCTGCTTTCTGCTGCGCATCGAAGACAACATGGAGTCCATCGGGCGATCGATCAACTCCGCGCTGCAGCTGTCCAAGCGCGGCGGGGGAGTTGCGTTGCTGCTGAGCAACATCCGCGAGCACGGCGCCCCGATCAAGAACATCGAGAACCAGTCCTCGGGCGTCATCCCGATCATGAAGCTGCTCGAGGACTCGTTCTCCTACGCCAACCAGCTCGGGGCGCGCCAGGGCGCGGGCGCGGTGTACCTGCACGCGCACCACCCCGACATCTACCGATTCCTGGACACCAAGCGCGAGAACGCCGACGAGAAGATCCGCATCAAGACGCTGAGCCTGGGCGTGGTGATTCCCGACATCACCTTCGAGCTGGCCAAGAAGAACGAGGACATGTACCTGTTCTCGCCCTATGACGTCGAGCGGGTGTACGGCCTGCCGTTCGCCGACATCTCGGTCACCGAGAAGTACTACGAGATGGTCGACGACGCCCGCATTCGCAAGACCAAGATCAAGGCGCGCGAGTTCTTCCAGACGCTGGCCGAGCTGCAGTTCGAATCCGGCTACCCCTACATCATGTTCGAGGACACGGTGAACCGGGCCAACCCGATCGACGGCAAGATCACCCACTCGAACCTGTGCTCGGAGATCCTGCAGGTCTCCACGCCGTCGGTGTTCAACGATGACCTGTCGTATGCCAAAGTGGGCAAGGACATTTCGTGCAACCTGGGGTCGCTGAACATCGCCAAGACGATGGACTCGCCCGACTTCGCCCAGACCATCGAGGTGGCGATCCGCGCGCTGACGGCGGTGAGCGATCAGACGCACATCACCTCGGTGCCCTCAATCGAGCAGGGCAACAACGAGTCCCACGCGATCGGGCTCGGACAGATGAACCTGCACGGCTATTTGGCCCGCGAGCGCATCCACTACGGCTCCGAAGAGGGCGTCGACTTCACCAACATCTACTTCTACACCGTGCTCTACCACGCGCTGCGCGCGTCGAATCGCATTGCGATCGAACGGGGAAGCAAGTTCGGTGGCTTCGAGAGGTCGAAATACGCCTCGGGTGAGTTCTTCGACAAGTACACCGAGCAGGTGTGGGAGCCGGCCACCCCGCGGGTCCGCGAGATCTTCGCCGAGGCGGGCATTCGCATTCCGACGCAAGACGATTGGCGGCGGCTGAAGGAGTCGGTGCAGGAGCACGGCATCTACAATCAGAACCTGCAGGCCGTCCCGCCGACGGGGTCGATCAGCTACATCAACCACTCGACCAGCTCGATCCACCCGGTGGCGAGCAAGATCGAGATCCGCAAGGAAGGCAAGATCGGCCGCGTCTACTACCCGGCGCCGTATCTGACCAACGACAACCTGGAGTACTACCAGGACGCCTACGAGATCGGCTACGAGAAGATCATCGACACCTACGCCGCGGCCACCCAGCACGTGGATCAAGGGCTGTCGCTGACGCTGTTCTTCAAGGACACGGCCACCACCCGCGACGTGAACAAGGCGCAGATCTACGCCTGGCGCAAGGGAATCAAGACGCTGTACTACATCCGTCTTCGCCAACTGGCATTGGAGGGCACCGAGGTCGAGGGCTGCGTGTCCTGCATGCTGTAG
- the nrdI gene encoding class Ib ribonucleoside-diphosphate reductase assembly flavoprotein NrdI: protein MDTTGRNLVYFSSVSENTHRFVEKLGIPATRIPLHGRIEVDQPYVLVLPTYGGGRATPDLNAGGYVPKQVIAFLNNEHNRSLIRGVIAAGNNNFGAEFAYAGDVISRKCGVPYLYRFELMGTQDDVDAVRAGLADFWKEQTCQQPSLQSL, encoded by the coding sequence ATGGACACCACGGGGCGCAACCTGGTCTATTTCTCCTCCGTGTCGGAGAACACCCACCGCTTCGTGGAGAAGCTGGGAATTCCCGCCACGCGGATACCGCTGCACGGCCGTATCGAGGTGGACCAGCCGTACGTCCTGGTGCTGCCCACCTACGGCGGCGGGCGGGCCACTCCTGACCTCAACGCCGGCGGCTATGTCCCCAAACAGGTCATCGCCTTTTTGAACAATGAGCACAACCGTTCGTTGATCCGCGGCGTCATCGCCGCGGGCAACAACAACTTCGGCGCCGAATTCGCCTACGCGGGTGACGTGATCTCACGCAAGTGCGGCGTCCCGTACCTCTATCGCTTCGAACTCATGGGAACCCAGGACGACGTGGATGCCGTCCGCGCGGGCTTAGCCGATTTCTGGAAGGAACAGACGTGTCAACAACCGTCGCTGCAGAGCCTGTAA
- a CDS encoding redoxin NrdH, which yields MSITVYTKPACVQCSATYKALDKQGIVYDTVDITLDSEARDYVMALGYLQAPVVVAGNDHWSGFRPDRIKALAAVELSA from the coding sequence ATGAGCATCACCGTGTACACCAAGCCGGCATGCGTGCAGTGCAGCGCCACCTACAAGGCGCTGGACAAGCAGGGCATCGTCTACGACACGGTCGACATCACGCTGGACTCCGAGGCGCGTGATTACGTGATGGCGCTGGGCTATCTGCAGGCTCCCGTCGTGGTGGCCGGCAACGACCACTGGTCGGGTTTCCGGCCCGATCGCATCAAGGCGCTCGCCGCGGTGGAACTCAGCGCGTAA
- a CDS encoding NAD(P)H-dependent oxidoreductase — MAIKILALVGSLRAASINRQIAELAAAVASDGVSVTLFEGLADLPFYNEEIDDAMNADAPPLAPVAALRAAAADADAALVVTPEYNGSIPAVVKNAIDWLSRPFGDGALKGKPLAVIGGSFGQYGGVWAHDETRKSFGIAGARVVDSIKLSVPFKTLEGRPPAEHAELSANVRDVVGKLAAEAG, encoded by the coding sequence GTGGCAATCAAAATTTTGGCGTTAGTGGGAAGCCTGCGCGCGGCGTCGATCAACCGCCAGATCGCCGAATTGGCGGCGGCGGTCGCCTCCGACGGCGTCAGCGTCACGCTCTTCGAGGGGCTCGCCGACCTGCCGTTCTACAACGAGGAGATCGACGACGCGATGAACGCCGACGCGCCGCCACTGGCCCCGGTGGCCGCGCTGCGCGCCGCGGCGGCCGACGCCGACGCCGCCCTGGTGGTCACACCCGAGTACAACGGCAGCATCCCGGCGGTGGTCAAGAACGCGATCGACTGGCTGTCGCGCCCGTTTGGCGACGGCGCGCTGAAGGGCAAGCCGCTGGCCGTCATCGGGGGCTCCTTCGGCCAGTACGGCGGGGTGTGGGCGCACGACGAGACCCGCAAGTCCTTCGGCATCGCCGGTGCGCGGGTCGTCGATTCGATCAAACTGTCCGTGCCGTTCAAGACGCTGGAAGGCAGGCCGCCCGCCGAGCATGCCGAGCTGTCGGCGAACGTGCGCGACGTGGTGGGCAAGCTCGCCGCCGAAGCCGGCTGA
- a CDS encoding TetR/AcrR family transcriptional regulator, whose amino-acid sequence MSGVERSGELPMCVPQLPAQERGDALRNRALLLDAARRLVAERGADAVTMDDVAAAAGVGKGTLFRRFGSRAGLMMVLLDEDERASQEAFLFGPPPLGPDAPPLDRLVAFGRERMRFAHTHHALLSAANRDPRTRYGPPAAVLRRHVRVLLASAETSGDLVVQADALLALLDTDYVEHQLNDGGHTLQTLGDAWESLARKLCGR is encoded by the coding sequence GTGAGCGGCGTCGAACGGTCGGGCGAGTTGCCGATGTGCGTGCCGCAGCTGCCGGCGCAGGAGCGGGGCGACGCCCTGCGCAACCGCGCGCTGTTGCTGGATGCGGCGCGTCGCCTGGTCGCCGAGCGCGGGGCCGACGCCGTCACCATGGACGACGTCGCCGCGGCCGCCGGCGTCGGCAAGGGCACCCTGTTCCGCCGGTTCGGCAGCCGGGCCGGCCTGATGATGGTGCTGCTCGACGAGGACGAACGCGCCAGCCAGGAGGCGTTTCTGTTCGGTCCCCCGCCGCTGGGGCCCGACGCCCCGCCGTTGGATCGGCTGGTGGCCTTCGGCCGGGAACGGATGCGCTTCGCCCACACCCATCACGCGCTGCTGTCGGCGGCCAACCGCGACCCGCGGACCCGCTACGGGCCGCCGGCCGCCGTCCTGCGCAGGCACGTGCGCGTGTTGCTGGCCTCGGCGGAGACGTCCGGCGACCTCGTGGTCCAGGCCGACGCCCTGCTCGCCCTCCTCGACACCGACTACGTGGAGCATCAGCTGAACGACGGCGGTCACACCCTGCAGACGTTGGGCGACGCGTGGGAAAGCTTGGCGCGCAAGCTTTGTGGGAGGTGA
- a CDS encoding DNA polymerase IV, protein MSAAARDWVLHVDLDQFLASVELRRRPELAGLPVIVGGSGDPSEPRKVVTCASYEAREFGVRAGMPLRAAARRCPDATFLPSDPAAYDAASGEVMGLLRDLGHPVEVWGWDEAYVAVHAEDPGEVAQQIRSVISTETGLSCSVGISDNKQRAKVATGFAKPDGVFVLTDANWMALMADRPVDALWGVGPKTAKKLADLEITTVWQLAGSDAELLTATFGARTGLWLLLLAKGGGDSHVSAEPWVPRSRSHVVTFPRDLTDRAEMNAAVTGLAEQALDDVLAEARVVTRVAVTVRTSTFYTRTKIRKLDAPTTDRDTIVAAALRVLDLFSLDRPVRLLGVRLELLMPD, encoded by the coding sequence ATGTCCGCGGCGGCACGCGACTGGGTCCTGCACGTGGACCTCGACCAATTCCTGGCATCGGTCGAGTTGCGCCGTCGCCCCGAATTGGCCGGGCTGCCCGTCATCGTCGGCGGCAGCGGTGATCCCAGCGAACCGCGCAAGGTCGTCACCTGCGCCTCGTATGAGGCCCGGGAATTCGGTGTGCGGGCGGGCATGCCACTGCGCGCGGCGGCCCGCCGCTGCCCGGATGCGACCTTCCTCCCCTCCGACCCGGCCGCCTACGACGCGGCCTCCGGTGAAGTGATGGGCCTGCTGCGGGATCTGGGACATCCGGTGGAGGTGTGGGGATGGGACGAGGCCTACGTCGCCGTCCACGCCGAGGACCCCGGCGAGGTGGCACAACAGATCCGCAGCGTCATCTCCACCGAAACCGGACTGTCCTGCTCGGTCGGCATCAGCGACAACAAGCAGCGCGCCAAGGTCGCCACCGGATTCGCCAAGCCCGACGGCGTTTTCGTGCTCACCGATGCGAATTGGATGGCGCTGATGGCCGACCGTCCGGTCGACGCGCTGTGGGGCGTGGGACCCAAGACGGCGAAAAAGCTTGCGGATCTTGAGATTACGACGGTGTGGCAACTGGCCGGCAGCGACGCCGAGTTGTTGACGGCCACGTTCGGGGCGCGCACCGGGCTGTGGCTCCTGCTGTTGGCCAAGGGTGGGGGTGACAGCCACGTCAGCGCCGAGCCGTGGGTGCCGCGCTCGCGCAGCCACGTCGTCACCTTTCCCCGCGACCTCACCGATCGCGCCGAGATGAACGCGGCCGTAACGGGTTTGGCCGAACAAGCGCTGGACGACGTGCTGGCCGAAGCGCGGGTGGTGACGCGGGTGGCGGTTACCGTGCGAACCTCAACCTTCTACACCCGCACCAAGATTCGCAAACTCGACGCGCCCACCACCGATCGCGACACGATCGTCGCCGCCGCCTTGCGCGTCCTGGATTTATTCTCCCTCGACCGGCCGGTCCGCCTGCTCGGGGTGCGGCTGGAGTTGCTCATGCCGGACTAG
- a CDS encoding SDR family oxidoreductase: MANKASGRYFAGKRCFVTGAASGIGRATALRLAAQGAELYLTDRDSDGLALTVADARALGAQVREHRALDIADYDQVAAFAADIHAAHPAMDVVLNIAGVSAWGTVDRLTHEQWSKMVAINLMGPIHVIETFVPPMVAAKRGGHLVNVSSAAGLVALPWHAAYSASKYGLRGVSEVLRFDLARHRIGVSLVVPGAVNTPLVGTVEIAGVDREDPNVARWIRRFAGHAVSPEKAAEKILAGITKNRYLIYTSADIRALYAFKRLAWWPYSVAMRQVNVIFTRALRPGPPNPAPLVRHEQLQPHPEQADRPVEGE; the protein is encoded by the coding sequence ATGGCGAACAAGGCGTCCGGGCGGTATTTCGCGGGAAAGCGGTGCTTTGTCACCGGCGCGGCCAGCGGCATCGGCCGCGCGACGGCATTGCGGCTCGCCGCCCAGGGGGCCGAGCTCTATCTGACCGACCGCGACTCCGACGGCCTGGCACTGACGGTGGCCGACGCGCGCGCCCTGGGCGCGCAGGTCCGGGAGCATCGGGCGCTGGATATCGCCGACTACGACCAGGTGGCCGCGTTCGCCGCCGACATTCACGCCGCGCATCCGGCCATGGACGTGGTGCTCAACATCGCCGGCGTATCGGCCTGGGGCACCGTCGACCGGCTGACCCACGAGCAGTGGAGCAAGATGGTCGCCATCAACCTGATGGGCCCGATCCACGTCATCGAGACGTTCGTGCCGCCGATGGTGGCGGCCAAGCGGGGCGGCCATCTGGTCAACGTTTCCTCGGCGGCCGGGTTGGTCGCCCTGCCCTGGCACGCCGCCTACAGCGCCAGCAAGTACGGATTGCGTGGCGTCTCGGAGGTGCTGCGTTTCGATTTGGCCCGCCACCGCATCGGGGTGTCGCTGGTGGTGCCCGGCGCGGTGAACACCCCGCTGGTGGGGACCGTGGAGATCGCCGGTGTGGACCGCGAGGATCCCAACGTCGCCCGCTGGATACGGCGATTCGCCGGCCACGCCGTGTCGCCGGAGAAGGCCGCCGAGAAGATCCTGGCCGGGATCACCAAGAACCGATACCTGATCTACACCTCGGCCGACATCCGGGCGCTCTACGCGTTCAAAAGGCTTGCGTGGTGGCCCTATAGCGTCGCCATGCGCCAGGTGAACGTGATCTTCACCCGCGCGCTGCGGCCCGGCCCGCCCAACCCGGCGCCGCTAGTCCGGCATGAGCAACTCCAGCCGCACCCCGAGCAGGCGGACCGGCCGGTCGAGGGAGAATAA
- a CDS encoding TetR/AcrR family transcriptional regulator: MSSHPANPEPGARRRGDKQRQAIVEAVRELLQEKPFAELSVSTISLRAGVARSGFYFYFDSKYAVLAQLMAEATEELEELTQYFAPRQAGESPEEFAKRMVGSAAAVYEHNDPVVTACNEARHTDVEIRDLLDQQFEVVLAQIVAIVEAEMKAGTARPISDDLPTLIRTLTGTTALVLTGDPVLTGSDSDRDRRVRVLEQLWLHALWSGRP, from the coding sequence GTGAGCAGCCACCCCGCCAATCCGGAGCCGGGCGCGCGTCGGCGTGGCGACAAGCAACGCCAGGCGATCGTGGAGGCCGTGCGCGAACTGCTGCAGGAAAAACCGTTCGCCGAGTTGTCCGTCAGCACCATCAGCCTGCGCGCCGGGGTCGCCCGTTCGGGCTTCTACTTCTATTTCGACTCCAAATACGCCGTGCTGGCACAGCTGATGGCGGAGGCCACCGAAGAGCTCGAGGAACTCACCCAGTACTTCGCGCCACGCCAGGCGGGCGAGTCACCCGAGGAGTTCGCCAAGCGGATGGTCGGCAGCGCCGCCGCCGTCTACGAGCACAACGATCCGGTGGTGACCGCCTGCAACGAGGCCCGCCACACCGACGTGGAGATCCGCGACCTGCTCGACCAGCAGTTCGAGGTGGTGCTGGCGCAGATCGTCGCCATCGTCGAGGCCGAGATGAAGGCCGGGACCGCCAGGCCGATCAGCGACGATCTTCCGACGCTGATCCGCACCCTGACGGGTACCACCGCGCTGGTGTTGACCGGCGACCCGGTTCTGACCGGATCCGACAGCGATCGTGACCGACGGGTGCGCGTGCTCGAGCAGTTGTGGCTGCACGCCCTGTGGTCCGGCCGTCCCTAG
- a CDS encoding cytochrome P450 has protein sequence MTATISTPHYLLDQARRRFTPTLNTIPGMGAIEKRLLAHEWDTKVLAEPPAGSDLKPVMGDAGLPILGHIIELFRGGPDYALYLYRNKGPLIYLDSPIMPAVTALGPDATQAVFSNRNKDFSQKGWHPVIGPFFNRGLMMLDFDEHMYHRRIMQEAFTRSRLTGYVEHIDRVATDIVAGWPTNDARFLFHPAMKELTLDIASLVFMGHEPGSDHDLVTKVNQAFTTTTRAGGAIIRQPVPPFKWWRGLRARQLLEDYFNERVKERRNATGNDMLTVLCHTEDDDGNSFTDEDIVNHMIFLMMAAHDTSTSTTTTMVYNMAANPEWQERAREESARLGDGPLDIESLEKLETLELIMNESLRMVTPLPFNMRMAVRDTELLGHYIPAGTNITIWPGMNHRLPELWTEPDKFDPERFAEPRSEHKNHRYAFAPFGGGAHKCIGMVFGQLEVKTVVHRLLRRYRIELARPGYQPRWDYGGMPIPMDGMPIVLRPL, from the coding sequence ATGACCGCCACCATCAGCACTCCGCACTACCTGCTGGATCAGGCGCGGCGCCGATTCACCCCGACGCTGAACACCATCCCCGGCATGGGGGCGATCGAGAAGCGTCTGCTCGCCCACGAGTGGGACACGAAAGTCCTGGCGGAACCGCCCGCCGGCAGCGACCTGAAGCCCGTGATGGGCGACGCCGGGCTCCCGATCCTCGGCCACATCATCGAATTGTTTCGCGGCGGCCCGGACTACGCGTTGTACCTCTACCGGAACAAGGGCCCGCTGATCTACCTGGATTCGCCAATCATGCCGGCGGTCACGGCGCTGGGGCCCGACGCCACCCAGGCCGTGTTCTCCAACCGCAACAAGGACTTCTCGCAGAAGGGCTGGCACCCGGTGATCGGGCCGTTCTTCAACCGCGGGCTGATGATGCTGGACTTCGACGAGCACATGTACCACCGGCGCATCATGCAGGAGGCGTTCACCCGCAGCCGCCTGACCGGCTACGTCGAGCACATCGACCGCGTGGCGACCGACATCGTCGCCGGCTGGCCGACCAACGACGCCCGATTCCTGTTCCACCCGGCGATGAAGGAACTCACCCTCGACATCGCGTCCTTGGTGTTCATGGGGCACGAGCCAGGGTCCGACCACGACCTCGTCACCAAGGTCAACCAGGCGTTCACCACCACGACCCGCGCCGGTGGGGCGATCATCCGGCAGCCGGTTCCGCCGTTCAAGTGGTGGCGTGGCCTGCGCGCCCGCCAGCTGCTCGAGGACTACTTCAACGAGCGGGTCAAGGAGCGCCGCAACGCCACGGGCAACGACATGCTCACGGTGCTGTGCCACACCGAGGACGACGACGGCAACAGCTTCACCGACGAAGACATCGTCAACCACATGATCTTCTTGATGATGGCCGCCCACGACACCTCCACGTCGACGACCACCACGATGGTCTACAACATGGCCGCCAACCCGGAATGGCAGGAGCGGGCGCGCGAGGAGTCGGCCAGGCTCGGCGACGGGCCGCTCGACATCGAGTCGCTGGAGAAGCTGGAAACGCTCGAACTGATCATGAACGAATCGCTGCGTATGGTGACGCCGTTGCCGTTCAACATGCGGATGGCGGTGCGCGACACCGAGCTGCTGGGCCATTACATCCCGGCCGGCACCAACATCACCATCTGGCCCGGCATGAACCACCGACTGCCCGAATTGTGGACGGAGCCAGACAAATTCGACCCCGAGCGGTTCGCCGAACCGCGCTCGGAGCACAAGAATCACCGCTACGCCTTCGCACCCTTCGGCGGCGGCGCGCACAAGTGCATCGGCATGGTGTTCGGTCAGCTGGAGGTCAAGACCGTGGTGCACCGGCTGCTGCGCCGCTACCGCATCGAGTTGGCCCGGCCGGGCTATCAGCCGCGCTGGGATTACGGCGGCATGCCGATTCCGATGGACGGCATGCCGATCGTGCTGCGCCCGCTCTGA